A genomic stretch from Nitrospira defluvii includes:
- a CDS encoding HD-GYP domain-containing protein, which yields MPLAKTSNDPTKVDTSDSMKLSPEYLRVGMYVDLNCSWFRHPFPRRSFKLTSQSQIDTIKGLGLGTVLVYPRESDPDTEGEGVPIEATAEHQSAPESPAQGHQEEATTEPVSPPDEREKPTQGDYHQSAQMASEAYREMLGTSSKMMKELSNGSAEGIRCAESMIGGLNILLSNTEAAGTVASAFDPEDVENASVIRAMNVATLSMLVAQQFDIDQEALQMIGMAGLLLDIGEHRIPRHILQTRARRSEVENVKYQLHPYLGVEMLRKFPHIPEEVLDVIRSHHERLDGSGYPEKLKGDQLSLPTRIVSAVDHYDSLVNSLYPEEALSPAEALSTMYKYQKQMFAADVLVAMIQTLGVYPPGTVLSLSDGRFAQVLNINFKYRLKPLVLLYDEDGPTGEPVTADLQSQPELTILRGMTRGELPSKVVEYFQLKRWTGYFIQSSIRAA from the coding sequence ATGCCGCTCGCAAAAACGTCCAACGATCCAACGAAGGTCGATACGTCCGACAGCATGAAGCTCAGTCCCGAGTACCTTCGCGTGGGCATGTATGTCGATCTGAACTGCTCCTGGTTTCGGCACCCCTTTCCGCGACGATCCTTCAAGCTGACCTCACAAAGTCAGATCGACACGATCAAAGGCCTCGGGTTAGGCACCGTCCTGGTCTACCCACGGGAATCGGATCCCGACACGGAGGGAGAAGGAGTTCCGATCGAAGCAACGGCCGAGCATCAATCGGCACCGGAGAGCCCCGCTCAAGGGCACCAGGAGGAAGCAACAACCGAGCCGGTTTCCCCTCCTGACGAGCGAGAGAAGCCGACGCAGGGCGATTACCACCAGTCGGCGCAGATGGCGTCCGAGGCCTACCGCGAGATGCTCGGAACCAGTTCGAAGATGATGAAGGAACTCTCGAACGGATCTGCGGAGGGAATCCGTTGCGCGGAATCGATGATCGGCGGACTCAACATCCTTCTCTCCAACACGGAAGCAGCCGGCACCGTGGCCAGCGCTTTCGACCCTGAAGATGTGGAGAATGCTTCTGTCATCCGTGCCATGAATGTCGCCACCCTCTCCATGCTGGTCGCTCAGCAGTTCGATATCGACCAGGAGGCGCTGCAGATGATCGGTATGGCCGGCCTCCTCCTGGACATCGGAGAACATCGCATCCCGAGACATATCCTCCAAACCCGCGCACGCCGGTCAGAAGTTGAAAACGTGAAGTATCAGCTTCATCCCTACCTGGGCGTGGAGATGCTCCGAAAATTCCCTCACATCCCGGAAGAAGTCCTGGATGTCATCCGCAGTCACCATGAGCGGCTAGACGGCTCGGGCTACCCCGAGAAGCTGAAAGGGGACCAACTCTCGCTCCCCACCAGAATCGTGAGCGCGGTGGACCACTACGACTCGCTGGTCAACAGCCTCTACCCTGAAGAGGCCCTCTCGCCGGCCGAGGCACTCTCGACCATGTACAAGTACCAGAAGCAGATGTTTGCCGCGGATGTGTTGGTGGCAATGATCCAAACCCTGGGAGTCTATCCGCCAGGAACCGTCCTCTCCCTCTCGGACGGACGGTTCGCCCAGGTACTCAACATCAACTTCAAGTATCGGTTGAAACCGCTCGTCCTCCTTTACGACGAGGATGGCCCGACCGGAGAGCCAGTCACCGCGGATCTCCAGTCACAGCCAGAGTTGACGATCCTCCGTGGCATGACTCGCGGCGAGCTGCCGAGCAAAGTGGTCGAGTACTTTCAGCTCAAACGATGGACCGGCTACTTTATCCAGTCCTCCATTCGCGCGGCCTGA
- a CDS encoding B12-binding domain-containing radical SAM protein: MAQPRILLVIPPLTQLNTPYPATAYLTGFLRSRGYQAQQADLGLDMILRLFSRPGLGKAFHRIKQRDAAWPGEVQQILALEDAYLATIEPVVAFLQGKDPMLAPHLARPGFLPEGPRFAADQRPGGALHACSPADAARHRATLYIEDLTDLLHETVAPHLFLNRYAEQIMGATSSFDRIEEALSQPLSLTDELLLEALGPHLARTAPDLVGLTVPFPGNLFGALRIAQAIKTQQPATKVVLGGGYVNTELRRLQDPRLFQYVDYVTLDDGERPLLCLLDFLSGVRPLSRLCRTFALVDGRVSFQDGNTEPDVPMQELGTPTYTGLPLNDYLSILDSLNPMHRLWSEGHWNKLTVAHGCYWKQCTFCDVGLNYIARYETTPTDQLLRQIDTLINETGQRGFHFVDEAAPPAALKALALRLLETGQTISWWGNIRFEEAFSPDLARLLAASGCIALTAGLEAASDRLLEQMKKGITVDQTARVAAAFRQAGILVHAYLMYGCPGETIADTVDSLERVRQLFAGNLLQSAFWHKFTATAHSPIGINPAAEGLTILGPVFAGFAENDLRHADSRATCPPWLGEGLRNAVLNYIEQAGLELPVQRWFSHRVKPPRVARTWLKQALAEPFSVSLTAERRCVWIGGQPVVLSPGKTRTRIVLPTRTEDFSLTLSPAQAEWLLTLIRASTPSSSRRDGIYPRLADVRASFPGSGARAFERFTGTAAWEITRQAGLLLV; encoded by the coding sequence ATGGCTCAGCCGCGAATTCTGCTCGTCATTCCACCCCTCACGCAACTTAATACCCCCTACCCGGCTACGGCCTACTTGACGGGCTTCCTGCGTTCTCGCGGATATCAGGCACAACAAGCTGATCTCGGCCTCGACATGATCCTGCGCCTCTTTTCACGCCCTGGACTTGGAAAGGCCTTTCACCGGATCAAGCAGAGGGATGCGGCCTGGCCCGGAGAGGTCCAGCAAATTCTGGCTCTCGAGGACGCCTACCTGGCGACCATCGAGCCGGTCGTGGCCTTCCTTCAAGGAAAAGATCCGATGTTGGCTCCTCACCTGGCCAGGCCGGGATTCCTGCCGGAGGGCCCTCGCTTTGCCGCCGATCAGCGACCCGGAGGAGCCCTGCACGCCTGCTCACCGGCCGACGCAGCCCGCCACCGGGCGACCTTGTACATCGAAGATCTGACGGACCTGCTTCACGAAACCGTCGCGCCTCATCTGTTTTTGAATCGTTACGCCGAGCAGATCATGGGGGCGACGTCTTCCTTCGACCGGATTGAAGAAGCCCTGTCGCAACCGTTGAGCTTGACCGACGAATTGCTCCTCGAGGCACTCGGGCCACACCTCGCTCGCACAGCTCCTGATCTCGTCGGCCTCACTGTCCCCTTCCCCGGCAACTTGTTCGGCGCCTTGCGTATTGCGCAAGCGATCAAGACTCAGCAACCCGCCACCAAGGTTGTGCTGGGCGGTGGCTACGTGAATACGGAGCTGCGGCGATTGCAGGACCCTCGATTGTTCCAATACGTGGATTACGTGACGCTCGACGACGGCGAGCGACCACTCCTCTGTCTCCTCGACTTCCTGTCCGGCGTACGCCCCCTCAGCAGGCTGTGCCGGACGTTCGCACTGGTGGACGGCCGGGTGTCATTTCAGGACGGCAACACGGAGCCGGACGTGCCGATGCAGGAACTCGGCACTCCAACATATACCGGACTGCCGTTGAACGACTACCTCTCCATCCTCGACAGTCTGAACCCGATGCACCGCCTGTGGTCCGAAGGACATTGGAACAAACTCACCGTTGCCCACGGCTGTTACTGGAAGCAATGCACCTTCTGCGATGTGGGATTGAATTATATTGCGCGCTACGAGACGACGCCCACCGACCAGTTGCTCCGGCAAATCGACACCTTGATCAACGAAACAGGACAGCGGGGTTTTCACTTTGTCGACGAAGCCGCGCCGCCGGCAGCGTTAAAAGCCTTGGCGCTTCGTCTGCTGGAGACGGGCCAGACTATCTCCTGGTGGGGCAACATCCGCTTCGAGGAAGCCTTCTCGCCCGATCTGGCACGGCTCCTGGCCGCATCCGGCTGCATTGCGCTGACCGCCGGACTTGAAGCGGCCTCGGACCGTCTGCTTGAACAGATGAAGAAGGGAATTACCGTCGACCAGACCGCGCGGGTAGCGGCGGCCTTTCGTCAGGCCGGTATTCTCGTCCACGCCTATCTGATGTACGGATGCCCGGGTGAGACCATTGCCGACACCGTGGATTCGTTGGAACGCGTGCGCCAACTGTTTGCGGGCAACCTGCTGCAATCCGCCTTTTGGCACAAGTTCACGGCCACCGCACACAGCCCCATCGGAATCAATCCGGCAGCCGAAGGCCTCACCATTCTCGGGCCGGTGTTTGCCGGGTTTGCCGAAAACGATCTTCGCCATGCCGACTCCCGCGCGACCTGCCCACCCTGGCTCGGAGAAGGTCTTCGCAACGCGGTCTTGAACTATATCGAGCAGGCAGGTCTCGAGCTTCCGGTACAGCGATGGTTCTCGCATCGCGTCAAACCGCCCCGCGTCGCCCGCACCTGGCTCAAGCAGGCCCTTGCTGAACCATTCTCCGTTTCGCTCACGGCCGAGCGCCGCTGTGTCTGGATCGGCGGCCAGCCCGTTGTCCTGTCGCCGGGAAAGACGCGAACCAGAATCGTCCTTCCCACCCGAACGGAAGATTTCTCACTGACACTCTCTCCGGCACAGGCCGAGTGGCTCCTCACCCTCATCCGGGCTTCAACGCCGTCGTCGTCTAGGAGAGACGGCATCTACCCGCGCCTGGCCGATGTCCGGGCGTCTTTCCCTGGTTCCGGCGCTCGGGCCTTTGAGCGATTCACGGGGACCGCCGCCTGGGAGATCACCAGGCAAGCAGGCCTACTCCTGGTGTGA
- a CDS encoding peroxiredoxin, with protein MGLRLGDDAPNFTAETTEGPINFHEWLGGGWGILFSHPKDYTPVCTTELGYMARIKGEFDKRGVKILAISVDPLDSHRGWMKDINETQNCTVAYPIIADPEKKVADLYDMIHPNSLDSMTVRSVFVIGPDKKIKLMLTYPASCGRNFDELLRVVDSLQLTAKYKVATPVNWKDGQDCIITPAVNDAEAKTLFPKGFKTIKPYLRVTPQPNK; from the coding sequence ATGGGACTACGACTGGGCGATGACGCCCCGAATTTTACAGCTGAAACGACGGAGGGGCCGATCAATTTCCACGAGTGGCTCGGGGGCGGGTGGGGGATCTTGTTCTCGCATCCCAAGGACTACACGCCGGTCTGTACGACCGAGTTGGGGTACATGGCCAGGATCAAAGGGGAGTTCGACAAGCGCGGCGTGAAGATCCTCGCCATCAGCGTGGATCCGTTGGATTCACATCGCGGCTGGATGAAGGATATCAACGAAACCCAGAACTGCACCGTGGCCTATCCGATCATTGCCGATCCGGAAAAGAAGGTCGCCGACCTGTATGACATGATTCACCCGAACTCGCTGGATAGCATGACGGTGCGATCGGTGTTTGTGATCGGGCCCGACAAGAAGATCAAGTTGATGCTGACCTATCCGGCCTCCTGCGGGAGAAACTTCGACGAATTGCTGCGGGTGGTGGATTCCCTTCAGCTCACGGCCAAGTACAAGGTGGCGACCCCGGTGAACTGGAAGGACGGGCAGGATTGCATCATCACCCCTGCGGTGAATGATGCGGAAGCCAAGACGCTCTTCCCGAAGGGGTTCAAGACCATCAAGCCCTATTTGCGCGTGACCCCGCAGCCCAACAAGTAG